CAACTCGACTGGAGGAAGTCACCTAGAGGTCTGGGTAAAGAACATTGGAATCGACCCGATCACAGCACCGACGTCAATTGACGTGTATTATGGGGGTACCACATCTGCGCAAAAGATAACGTACAATGCGTCCGGCGGCGAGGACACGTGGAGATTCAAGACACTGCCTACTATGATCCAGAAGATGGACACAGTCCAGATCCGAATACAGGACGCCAACCTTGCCACCAGTAACACGTATCTGATACGAATAATCGCCCCAAACGGTGTTTATGCGGACTATGTGCTCTCTACCTGATCAACTTGGAGGTAACAAAGATTGGGATTAAGCGTCGCAATATCTGGCGGAATCGTGATGTTCACACTGGTGTACGTGATGCTGATGATACCTGGGATAGCAGACAAGACCGTCCTTATCACAAAGGCGTCGTCTGACATCTCTGAGGTGGAAAACTCGATGCTAAAGACAAACATCCAGGTGGATTCTATCTCTGCGGCAACGGGCTCCAGCGTGATCAACTTTACCGTGAACAATTCTGGAACGGAAAAGCTGTGGAATTTTGAAAAATTCAGCCTGCTAGTCACGTACTCCTCCGCATCGGGGACAAAGACTGAGCTACTTGCCTTTGCAGGGGACTGCTCGGGCAACCCCACAAGCGGAAACTGGTGCGTCGACTCGATATCTGACGACGGGCTGGACCCGGACATACTCAACACAGGCGAGCTTTTGAACGCACGCTCCAGGGTGAGCACATCCGTAGCTGCAGGTACGGTGACGACCGTGGTGTCAACAAACAACGGCATAGTTGCAACCAACTCTACTTCTACCTAGTTTCGTTGAAAAAATCAAACACGATCTTATATCAATTTTTTATTCAGAATCCTTGTTGAATATTGTGTTCGTATTATTGCGTATTGTAGATTGTGGGGGAGCCTCACTTGACTGAGATCATCTCCTGTGGAAACGAGGAAGTAGACAGGCAGTTCGGTGGAGGGGTTCCGTTCCCAACTCTGATGCTAATAGAGGGAGACCACGGCACGGGAAAGAGCGCACTTTCGGCGCAATTCATGAAGGGTCTGCTTGACTCTGGAAAAAAGATCCTCTGCGTCACAGAGAACACCGTAAAGGAATACATCGAGAACATGAAGGCAATTACGTTCAACTTTTCGACGGCATTTCTGAGAAACAGGCTGACCATCATGCCGCTGCACATGTACGGGGTCCACTGGAACAAGGAGCAGTCCGCGTATTTGCTGCCGGTGGTAGGCAAGTACATCGGAAACAGCTTCAAGGAACACAACGTAGTTGTGATAGACTCGCTCTCGCTTCTCACAGTATTTTCGGATGCCAGCAGGATCCTGG
The window above is part of the Candidatus Nitrosotenuis cloacae genome. Proteins encoded here:
- a CDS encoding ATPase domain-containing protein; this encodes MTEIISCGNEEVDRQFGGGVPFPTLMLIEGDHGTGKSALSAQFMKGLLDSGKKILCVTENTVKEYIENMKAITFNFSTAFLRNRLTIMPLHMYGVHWNKEQSAYLLPVVGKYIGNSFKEHNVVVIDSLSLLTVFSDASRILEFFTQCKYLVARGMGVIITIHPEDIPPDLRMRVKGGVDVYLKLGVTNIGGKDVKTLKIVKLIGAKENTDSGFAFDVDMTFGIKIVPISMANA
- a CDS encoding flagellin — translated: MASGVMTEAILIIASIVVATSIAGIVMSQVGTFESTFTATSESQKNEMLTKIKVVHAVYNSTGGSHLEVWVKNIGIDPITAPTSIDVYYGGTTSAQKITYNASGGEDTWRFKTLPTMIQKMDTVQIRIQDANLATSNTYLIRIIAPNGVYADYVLST